From the genome of Setaria viridis chromosome 1, Setaria_viridis_v4.0, whole genome shotgun sequence:
TCTCAGCTTGTTTGACCGGCTAACATGTTTCTTTCTTCCTAGATTGGAAGAAAGTCAACGACTAGAGAAACAGTTGTCCCTGACCCCGACTATAGGTTACCAATTGCTATACTTGGTGAGCTCTGATGTTAGTAAGTACTAAGTAGAACATCTCTTAACATGTACTTAAACCTCAACAGAAGAAGATTGGCAAGTGTTTAGCATGGTTATTAAGGGATTTAATAACAGCTATTGTCCAAATGCAGGGATTGCTGGTGCTTTTGCATATGCAGACAATCTTCTAGCTGCTGCACCTGTAGGACTGCTGGGACTGCTGCTTTTGTTCCAGGTCTGCATATCCTAAGCAGACTGCTTTTGGAGTTCAGATCATCTGTTTGAGTTCATGATGATCACATATTATCAGAGAATTATATTCTTTTCTACAAGAGCATCTGCAAGTTAACTCGTGGAGCATATAAATATTACTGTTTTCGAGGGCATATATTACAGCATTTCAGTCAACCCAAATTATCTATTATTTGTGCAGACATCCATGTGTTTTCATTCTTGGTATCAGCAACATAACGATTCAACCCAGCACTCCTGattgtatcttttttttaggAACCCAATTGTATCATTATTAAAGATAAAAATAGGGAATTGATATACTCTAAGTCCTCTTTCTGTTTAACTATGACTTAGTATTTTTCTAATGTTGGCCTTGCTGCATTCTTTCTCTGCAGACTACAAGAGTGAGGTTCGTCTTTGATAATGAGGCCCTGGTTCGTACCCTGTACTTTTCTTAggagtaaaataaatatttggaAGCATGCCAGTCAACTCATGATGAGAATACATGCACAGAACGTTTTTGTGGAGATAAAAAATAGATGAACCAAGTTGTGTAACCTCCTCTGTTGTGTTAAGGGGCTTCTCCCAATGCTGCCCTTCACAGGGTGGTGTGGCACGGCATGACTTCTACTTCACAACTTCTTTATCCTTGATTGAGCGTCAGAGCTCCTGCATTTTTGTTAAAAAAGTAGATGATGAGGATTTCATTACTTAAACTCAATCTTTGCATCTGAAATGATGAACATGCCTATTTTTCATAACATTCATTCATAAGCTTGTGTTGTATAGGAGGTGAAAGTTGGAGACCAGTTGCAGGAGTCAGGTGAAAATGTGTTTGTTGGTGGCAAGAACCGTTGGAAGTATGCTAATCCTTCATGCTAGAATGTCCAGTCAATTTCTttgttcatgaatcatgataaGAGGTTCACAATCTAACAATTTAGTTCATGCATAGGTACTCAACGTTCATAAATTGGGAGCTATGGTGGCCACAATTTCCTATCTTGGTTTACTTCAAAGAGAGCCAAACAAAACCTGAGGGGCAGATCCACTTCTTCCCAGTGATATTCGTAAGTTCACGAATTTAGCCCCAAGTCAAACAAGTTTGTTTCTCGATATCCCAGCATTCAACCCAATGTTTTGAGCAGAATGGCCGACAACTCTATGATGTCATGGTGGAGCGTGCTGGACCCTCAAAGACGAGCGGCCCTAAGTAGAAGTAGTGCTGATCTTCCCTCAAGATGATGAGCTGAGTTCCATGGCGTGCTGCTGTGGCACCAGTTGACGCTCCAGGAAGCAAAGGCTCCGTGCCTTTTTCGACCTACCTGATGTGTGGTCCTATGCATTACCTTCGAGATAAAATGAAGGATGAATGGATGATGTATTAGCTGTAGATATATTAGAAACTGATGTAATGCAACATCAGCTACTCATCTGAGGCAATACATTGGTGTGTACTTGGATTTATATTCAGATGCTACCAAAAAAAACACCCATCTGCAGGCAGGGGAAGTGGGAACTGGGGAAGCATAGCAGGCTCATGGGCCTGG
Proteins encoded in this window:
- the LOC117839951 gene encoding uncharacterized protein, with translation MSGHNHTTGSCRGRRAEAGGAMATTLSLSSPLFLAAPARARDVALCGVPSASTSWSTANALSKGYMVRVHERGKQRRMAIVSVIGRKSTTRETVVPDPDYRLPIAILGIAGAFAYADNLLAAAPVGLLGLLLLFQTTRVRFVFDNEALEVKVGDQLQESGENVFVGGKNRWKYSTFINWELWWPQFPILVYFKESQTKPEGQIHFFPVIFNGRQLYDVMVERAGPSKTSGPK